In a genomic window of Suricata suricatta isolate VVHF042 chromosome 12, meerkat_22Aug2017_6uvM2_HiC, whole genome shotgun sequence:
- the MOCS3 gene encoding adenylyltransferase and sulfurtransferase MOCS3, with protein sequence MASSEEVLALRAQVAQREEELSFLKQKLAAAVLAEQEPQRLVSVSPLPPKASLSRDEILRYSRQLVLPELGVQGQLRLATASVLVVGCGGLGCPLAQYLAAAGVGRLGLVDYDVVEMSNLARQVLHGEALAGQAKVFSAAASLRRLNSAVECVPYAEALTPATALDLVRRYDVVADCSDNVPTRYLVNDACVLAGRPLVSASALRFEGQITVYHYDGGPCYRCVFPQPPPAETVTNCADGGVLGVVTGVLGCLQALEVLKIAAGLGPSYSGSLLIFDALRGHFRRIQLRGRRPDCAACGERPTVTALQDYEAFCGSSATDKCRTLQLLSPEERVSVTDYKRLLDSGSPHLLLDVRPQVEVDICRLPHALHIPLKHLERRDAQSLELLGGAIREGKEGAQEGAAFPVYVICKLGNDSQKAVKILQSLTAAQELESVTVQDVAGGLMAWAAKIDGTFPQY encoded by the coding sequence ATGGCTTCCAGCGAGGAGGTGCTCGCCTTGCGGGCTCAAGTTGCCCAACGTGAGGAGGAGCTGAGTTTCCTGAAGCAGAAGCTGGCGGCGGCTGTTCTGGCGGAGCAGGAGCCACAGCGGCTGGTTTCGGTGTCACCCCTGCCGCCGAAGGCGTCCCTGTCTCGAGATGAGATTTTGCGCTATAGCCGGCAGTTGGTGCTCCCTGAGCTGGGCGTGCAGGGGCAGCTGCGCCTGGCCACCGCGTCGGTGCTGGTAGTGGGCTGCGGTGGGCTCGGCTGCCCACTGGCGCAGTACCTGGCAGCGGCCGGCGTCGGCCGCCTTGGCCTTGTGGACTACGACGTAGTAGAAATGAGCAATCTGGCCCGCCAGGTGCTGCATGGCGAGGCGCTGGCCGGGCAGGCCAAGGTCTTTTCGGCCGCCGCCTCGCTGCGCCGCCTCAATTCGGCTGTGGAGTGCGTGCCTTATGCCGAGGCGCTGACGCCAGCCACGGCGCTAGACTTAGTCCGCCGCTATGACGTGGTGGCCGACTGCTCTGACAACGTGCCCACGCGCTACCTGGTTAATGACGCCTGCGTGCTAGCCGGCCGGCCCCTCGTGTCGGCCAGCGCCCTGCGCTTTGAGGGCCAAATCACTGTCTACCATTATGACGGCGGGCCTTGCTATCGCTGCGTATTCCCTCAACCACCGCCCGCGGAGACGGTGACCAACTGCGCGGATGGCGGGGTGCTCGGTGTTGTAACTGGGGTCCTGGGCTGCTTGCAGGCGCTGGAAGTGCTGAAGATCGCCGCAGGGCTGGGCCCGTCTTACAGCGGCAGCCTCTTGATCTTTGACGCGCTCAGGGGACATTTTCGTCGTATTCAGCTTCGGGGCCGCCGGCCTGACTGTGCGGCTTGTGGGGAGCGCCCCACTGTGACTGCCCTGCAGGACTACGAGGCCTTCTGTGGCTCCTCAGCCACCGACAAGTGCCGCACTCTGCAGTTGCTGAGCCCAGAGGAGCGAGTTTCGGTCACCGACTATAAGCGACTTCTGGATTCCGGCTCACCCCACCTGTTGCTGGACGTTAGGCCTCAAGTGGAGGTGGACATCTGTCGTTTGCCTCATGCATTACACATCCCTTTGAAACATTTGGAACGGAGGgatgcacagagcctggaactctTAGGAGGAGCAATccgggaagggaaggaaggcgcCCAGGAAGGGGCCGCTTTCCCAGTTTATGTGATTTGCAAACTGGGCAATGACTCCCAGAAAGCGGTGAAGATCCTGCAGTCCTTGACAGCAGCCCAGGAGTTAGAATCTGTAACAGTTCAAGATGTTGCAGGGGGCCTTATGGCCTGGGCCGCCAAGATCGACGGAACATTTCCGCAGTACTGA